One part of the Parabacteroides distasonis ATCC 8503 genome encodes these proteins:
- a CDS encoding fumarylacetoacetate hydrolase family protein, whose translation MKIIAVGMNYAAHNKELHHSLELSEPTIFMKSDSSLLKDGKPFFIPDFSSEVHYETEIVVRIDRLGKNIAERFAHRYYNEVTVGIDFTARDLQNKLRAQGLPWEISKAFDNSAVIGTFIPLEQAGDVNRLPFHLDINGSKVQEGNTSNMLFSVDKIIAYVSRFFTLKIGDLIYTGTPAGVGPVKIDDHLEGYLGERKLLDFYVR comes from the coding sequence ATGAAGATTATCGCCGTTGGAATGAACTATGCCGCTCACAATAAAGAGCTGCATCATTCGTTAGAATTATCAGAGCCTACTATTTTTATGAAGTCGGACTCCTCTTTGTTGAAAGATGGGAAACCGTTTTTTATTCCGGATTTTTCATCGGAAGTTCATTATGAGACGGAGATCGTGGTACGGATAGACCGTTTGGGGAAAAATATAGCCGAGCGTTTCGCTCATCGTTATTATAATGAGGTTACGGTCGGTATTGATTTCACGGCACGGGATTTGCAGAATAAATTGCGTGCGCAAGGGCTACCGTGGGAAATTAGTAAGGCGTTTGATAATTCGGCTGTGATCGGGACCTTTATTCCGCTGGAGCAAGCGGGGGATGTAAACCGGCTTCCATTCCATCTGGATATCAATGGCTCGAAGGTACAGGAAGGCAATACCTCGAATATGCTGTTTTCGGTAGATAAGATTATTGCGTATGTAAGTCGCTTCTTTACGCTGAAAATAGGCGATTTGATTTATACCGGAACACCTGCTGGCGTAGGTCCCGTGAAGATCGACGATCATCTGGAGGGATATCTTGGCGAGCGGAAGCTTCTGGATTTTTATGTGAGATGA
- a CDS encoding redox-sensing transcriptional repressor Rex — MASDDIKQAWKVPEPTLRRLPWYLAFVKLMKGKGEAFISSTQIAKEINVDPSQVAKDLSFVNISGKTRVGYDINALVDVLEDFLGFTSQHKAFLFGVGSLGASLLHDTGLSQYGLEIVAGFDVREDLDGSMINGIPVFHMDDFPAKQKEYGATIGVITVPVEKAQEVTDRIIEGGIKALWNFTPFRIRVPEHIVVQNTSMYAHLAVMFNRLNSMNH, encoded by the coding sequence ATGGCCAGCGATGATATAAAACAGGCATGGAAAGTGCCGGAACCTACGTTAAGGAGGTTGCCGTGGTATCTTGCGTTCGTAAAGTTGATGAAAGGGAAAGGGGAAGCGTTTATCTCATCTACCCAGATCGCTAAGGAGATAAATGTAGATCCTAGTCAGGTCGCTAAAGATCTCTCTTTTGTGAATATCTCCGGGAAGACGAGAGTGGGATACGATATTAACGCGTTGGTTGACGTACTGGAGGATTTCCTCGGTTTTACATCCCAGCATAAGGCATTTCTGTTTGGGGTAGGGAGTCTGGGCGCTTCTTTGTTGCATGACACCGGACTGAGCCAATATGGTTTGGAGATCGTGGCGGGCTTTGATGTCCGTGAGGATTTGGACGGGAGCATGATCAATGGCATTCCCGTTTTTCATATGGATGATTTTCCTGCCAAGCAGAAAGAATATGGCGCGACGATCGGGGTGATCACCGTGCCGGTGGAGAAAGCGCAGGAGGTGACAGACCGGATTATCGAGGGAGGAATCAAGGCTCTTTGGAATTTTACCCCGTTCCGTATACGGGTGCCGGAACATATCGTAGTCCAGAACACTTCTATGTATGCGCATTTAGCTGTTATGTTTAATCGATTGAACTCAATGAATCACTAA
- a CDS encoding BRO-N domain-containing protein: MYNIRASLQKYKIKKIHQKSPDRETVFNYHLNSGLTFNNHGFDTGKYDDPSVVAILTDSPNPSNYWKVLKHRLRKEGNESVTNCNQLKLPSTDGKYYKTDVATTEQLFRLIQSIPSPKAEPFKLWMAQVAKERLDEMQDPELTIDRAMREYKALGYSDNWINQRLKSIEIRKDLTDEWKRHGLQEGVQFATLTDIIYQTWAGKTAKEKNPQHLEEHEVIAKQGGKAAEAARKQLESDLGHSVISPLNARTGLRLKDKNDKE, translated from the coding sequence ATGTATAACATTCGTGCAAGCTTACAAAAGTACAAAATTAAAAAGATTCACCAAAAAAGCCCCGATCGAGAAACTGTATTTAACTACCACCTTAACAGTGGTCTCACATTCAACAATCACGGCTTCGATACCGGCAAGTATGACGATCCTAGCGTTGTCGCTATCCTAACAGATAGTCCTAATCCTAGCAATTACTGGAAGGTGTTGAAACATAGGCTAAGAAAAGAGGGAAATGAGTCGGTTACAAATTGTAACCAACTGAAATTACCTTCTACCGATGGGAAATACTACAAAACCGACGTAGCTACGACAGAACAGCTGTTCCGGCTTATCCAATCCATCCCATCCCCTAAAGCAGAACCTTTCAAGCTATGGATGGCCCAAGTGGCAAAAGAGCGATTGGATGAAATGCAAGACCCCGAGTTAACGATAGATCGAGCCATGAGGGAATATAAAGCGTTGGGGTACTCGGATAATTGGATTAATCAACGCCTTAAAAGCATCGAGATACGTAAAGACCTAACCGATGAATGGAAACGACACGGACTACAAGAGGGCGTTCAGTTTGCTACCCTTACAGATATCATCTATCAAACGTGGGCCGGTAAAACTGCCAAAGAAAAGAATCCGCAACATCTCGAAGAACACGAAGTTATCGCCAAACAAGGAGGAAAAGCAGCAGAGGCCGCCCGCAAACAACTTGAAAGCGATTTAGGCCACTCGGTAATCTCTCCCCTCAACGCTAGAACCGGATTGAGACTTAAAGATAAAAACGACAAAGAATAG
- a CDS encoding DUF6383 domain-containing protein: MNKKFSTLLAAALFGTFSAFAVAPTNGKLHQIKIGTEGTQVLSVVKNKAKTADSLVVVDAPGNSDIMKDVYKKSLWKFASSKVDNSETDVWTMTNYATGSVLSLDLSKEGASFVSNGQSKWLVSAEGKITAIKNGDTYSIQLQYLDEDGEVVDVAVEGGKTRVIVKKNKSAEAFNIAKPASVDAMTADQINGLYGTSSVLDFDKNLDGNPIDGVAFRAVATDAESYVNVRLNSGKYLVVDSAQWTNTVNNNVYFKLATDALPTEAAKESSVNSAVGAELLKNGRAADFYAFQFKLDIAAGYVVTITPKGVPTYAPTTPEENKAHAGMSYDVATTTRALVYGKFANSLEVLTATKATGDKLTEAKATFGVVDTPDALDADYTYYVQFYNKYKKNADETKWLSDSRYKKYEYLDCEGAKKVDAKAFLEAPAYMWYLTSEGSLKNMMAEETDTESSIEGAIILINEKEGVYAFGTDTVKLTKGPKVEDAQKMGYKVVTKADEVNGALSFRLVSLLADDLYMIAKNNGTMYVANSELADAQKLKVVATEVAAEEGEEAVYATVGNKVVKPVYYITDRLGKKVLVSADSNYKLEDIDGENGSIDNENVLKVSFLSMGKDNQYKIVYGDDEESAITANAASGILEEGVKCDDKNVIFEFATQEAPAYGAPAIGHVQITTLEDDNKMIANQEDGFAALKAEGQSILKSDVYTQDTLTMWLDTACVTFNETMPLYYISTKTFNAEAETRNFLINPANISAEIEKNNEDPDATEIENIYDYAHVAGDDTYRAAFAAASVCGLDSIAIDGDTIGLMQLNPAAVAFEVAAEISDEAYRIVSKLHAENEEYDAEVEGSLPYVESETTLYLAQLNNVLFWTEDQAKAEIFVINRASTPTSNEGIEAESAVKVIAGNGTVTVQGAAGQTVTIATVLGKAVANEVVASDNATIAAPAGVVFVTVNGETTKVVVK; this comes from the coding sequence ATGAACAAAAAGTTTTCTACTCTTTTGGCGGCTGCTTTGTTCGGAACTTTCTCTGCTTTTGCGGTTGCTCCGACAAATGGTAAGTTGCATCAGATTAAGATTGGAACAGAGGGTACTCAGGTTCTGTCTGTCGTAAAAAATAAGGCGAAGACAGCTGATAGTTTGGTGGTTGTGGATGCTCCGGGAAACTCCGACATCATGAAGGATGTTTACAAGAAGTCTTTGTGGAAGTTCGCTAGCTCCAAGGTAGACAATTCCGAGACGGATGTTTGGACTATGACGAACTATGCTACGGGTAGCGTATTGAGCTTGGATCTTTCCAAGGAAGGTGCTTCTTTCGTAAGTAACGGCCAGTCTAAATGGTTGGTTTCTGCTGAAGGCAAGATCACGGCTATCAAGAATGGTGATACTTATTCTATCCAATTGCAATATTTGGATGAGGATGGAGAAGTTGTAGATGTAGCTGTAGAAGGTGGTAAGACTCGCGTGATTGTGAAAAAGAACAAATCCGCAGAGGCGTTCAATATCGCTAAACCAGCATCTGTTGATGCTATGACTGCCGATCAGATCAACGGTTTGTATGGTACTTCTTCTGTTCTTGATTTCGACAAGAACTTGGATGGCAACCCAATCGACGGCGTGGCTTTCCGTGCTGTGGCTACAGATGCTGAGTCTTATGTAAACGTTCGTTTGAACTCCGGTAAGTATTTGGTAGTTGACTCCGCTCAATGGACGAACACCGTAAACAACAATGTTTATTTCAAATTAGCTACTGATGCTCTTCCTACAGAGGCTGCTAAAGAGAGTTCTGTAAACTCTGCTGTAGGGGCTGAATTGTTGAAGAACGGTCGTGCCGCTGATTTCTATGCATTCCAATTCAAGTTGGATATCGCTGCCGGTTATGTGGTAACTATCACTCCGAAGGGTGTTCCTACTTATGCTCCGACAACTCCGGAAGAAAACAAGGCTCATGCTGGTATGTCTTATGACGTAGCAACAACAACTCGTGCTTTGGTTTACGGTAAGTTCGCTAACAGCTTGGAGGTTTTGACGGCTACTAAGGCTACAGGCGATAAGTTGACAGAGGCTAAGGCTACATTCGGTGTAGTTGATACTCCGGATGCATTGGACGCTGACTATACTTACTATGTACAATTCTACAACAAGTATAAAAAGAATGCGGACGAAACCAAATGGTTAAGCGATAGCCGCTACAAGAAATATGAGTACTTGGATTGCGAAGGTGCTAAGAAGGTAGATGCGAAGGCTTTTTTGGAGGCTCCGGCTTATATGTGGTATTTGACTTCAGAAGGTTCTTTGAAGAATATGATGGCGGAAGAAACTGACACAGAATCTTCTATCGAAGGTGCTATCATCTTGATCAATGAGAAAGAGGGAGTTTACGCTTTTGGTACGGATACGGTTAAGTTGACAAAAGGTCCGAAGGTTGAGGATGCTCAGAAGATGGGCTACAAAGTCGTAACGAAGGCTGACGAGGTGAATGGCGCATTGTCATTCCGTTTGGTTTCTCTATTGGCTGACGATTTGTATATGATCGCTAAGAATAATGGTACGATGTATGTTGCTAACAGCGAGTTGGCTGACGCTCAGAAACTGAAAGTGGTTGCCACTGAGGTTGCTGCTGAAGAGGGCGAAGAGGCTGTGTATGCTACTGTAGGTAACAAGGTTGTTAAACCTGTTTACTATATTACGGATCGTTTAGGCAAGAAAGTTCTTGTATCTGCAGATAGCAATTATAAGTTAGAGGATATCGATGGTGAAAATGGCTCTATCGACAATGAGAACGTTTTGAAGGTTTCTTTCTTATCAATGGGTAAGGATAATCAATATAAGATTGTTTATGGCGATGATGAGGAATCTGCTATTACAGCTAACGCTGCTTCCGGTATCTTGGAGGAAGGCGTTAAGTGTGACGACAAGAACGTAATCTTCGAGTTCGCTACGCAAGAAGCTCCTGCTTATGGCGCTCCTGCTATCGGCCATGTACAGATCACTACTTTGGAGGATGACAACAAGATGATCGCTAACCAGGAAGATGGTTTCGCTGCGTTGAAGGCTGAGGGTCAATCCATCTTGAAGAGCGATGTTTATACTCAAGATACGTTGACTATGTGGTTGGATACAGCTTGTGTGACATTCAATGAGACTATGCCGTTGTATTATATCTCTACGAAGACATTCAACGCAGAGGCTGAGACTCGCAACTTCTTGATTAACCCGGCTAATATTTCTGCCGAAATTGAGAAGAATAATGAAGATCCGGATGCGACAGAGATCGAGAATATCTATGATTATGCTCATGTAGCTGGTGATGATACTTATCGTGCGGCATTTGCGGCAGCTTCTGTATGTGGTCTTGACTCTATCGCTATCGATGGTGATACGATCGGTTTGATGCAATTGAATCCGGCAGCTGTTGCTTTTGAAGTAGCCGCTGAGATTAGCGATGAGGCTTATCGCATCGTTTCTAAGTTGCATGCTGAAAATGAGGAGTATGATGCAGAAGTTGAGGGTTCTCTTCCTTACGTGGAATCAGAAACGACTCTTTATCTGGCTCAATTGAACAACGTATTGTTCTGGACGGAAGATCAAGCTAAGGCTGAAATCTTCGTAATCAACCGTGCTTCCACTCCGACATCTAACGAAGGCATCGAGGCTGAGTCTGCTGTTAAGGTTATCGCTGGTAACGGTACAGTAACCGTACAGGGTGCAGCTGGTCAGACTGTAACGATCGCTACCGTATTAGGTAAGGCCGTTGCTAACGAGGTAGTTGCTTCCGACAACGCTACGATCGCTGCTCCGGCAGGTGTAGTATTCGTAACCGTAAACGGTGAGACTACGAAAGTGGTTGTTAAATAA
- a CDS encoding Rpn family recombination-promoting nuclease/putative transposase: MGKFINPFTDFGFHRIFGQEVHKELLIDFLNQLFFGEHDIEDITFLNPIQTPETLDDRGIVFDVHCKDSNGNLFVVEMQTGAQPYFHDRGLYYLARAISNQGQKGKDWKFALQPVYGVFLLNYKMDVNSKFRTDVILADRETGRMFSDRIRQVYLELPYFQKEPDECENDFERWIYLLKHMDTLERMPFKAKKAVFDKLLEVADVANLSKEERIQYDEALKRYRDYKNTIDYAEEKGILKGKESTARNMKAEGIAPLIIQKCTGLSLEDIEKL; the protein is encoded by the coding sequence ATGGGAAAATTTATCAATCCCTTCACCGATTTCGGCTTTCACCGGATATTCGGACAGGAGGTACACAAGGAGTTACTAATCGATTTCCTGAACCAATTGTTCTTCGGAGAGCACGACATCGAGGACATCACGTTCCTTAACCCGATTCAGACCCCCGAGACGCTGGACGACAGGGGAATCGTTTTTGACGTGCATTGCAAGGATAGCAACGGAAACCTGTTCGTGGTTGAGATGCAAACCGGCGCACAACCCTATTTCCACGACAGGGGACTGTACTATTTGGCGAGGGCCATCAGTAACCAAGGACAAAAAGGGAAGGACTGGAAATTCGCGTTACAACCCGTATACGGGGTATTCCTACTTAATTACAAGATGGACGTGAACTCAAAGTTCCGGACCGATGTTATATTGGCGGACCGGGAAACCGGAAGGATGTTCAGCGACAGGATACGGCAAGTCTATCTCGAGCTGCCTTACTTCCAAAAAGAACCGGACGAGTGCGAGAACGATTTTGAACGTTGGATTTATTTATTGAAGCATATGGACACTTTAGAGAGAATGCCGTTCAAGGCAAAAAAGGCGGTCTTCGATAAGTTGCTAGAAGTAGCCGACGTGGCAAACCTCAGCAAGGAAGAACGCATACAATACGACGAGGCCCTGAAACGATACAGGGATTATAAGAATACGATCGATTACGCAGAGGAGAAAGGGATATTGAAAGGGAAAGAATCTACGGCCCGTAACATGAAAGCCGAGGGAATCGCACCTCTCATCATCCAAAAATGTACAGGGCTCTCCCTTGAGGATATAGAGAAACTATAA
- a CDS encoding aminoacyl-histidine dipeptidase has protein sequence MSAEIKDLSPKHVWGYFYDLTQIPRPTGHMEAVTRFMISFGKGLGLETLQDEVGNVLIRKPATPGMEGRKTVTLQSHLDMVPQKNSSVKHDFEKDPIDAYIDGDWVTARETTLGADNGMGAALAMAVLADNSLRHGPIEALFTIDEEQGMDGAFGLKPHFLQGDILLNCDSEKEGELFVGCAGGANVNVSFQFKEDTYIPEGDVAVKVSLSGLKGGHSGVDIHLGRANANKLIFRFLKEAVCDYGARLSSVAGGSLPNAIPREAFAVITIPGDNVESLWELVADYQDMFRTEYMGVEDQIDFVAEMVELPSTLIPEEIQDDLINAIEGCQNGVISMLHDFPGTVESSSNLAIVKTSDELIEVKILVRSSSESRRDSVCSSLESVFALAGAKVEESGHYNGWQPNINSPILNLMKSTYLDLFGKEPEVKVMHAGLECGIIQGAYPDMDMVSIGPDLEYPHSPDERVNIHSVQKIWEFITATLERI, from the coding sequence ATGTCAGCAGAAATCAAAGATCTATCTCCGAAGCATGTATGGGGTTATTTTTATGACCTTACGCAAATCCCCCGTCCGACCGGACATATGGAGGCAGTAACCCGTTTTATGATATCCTTTGGTAAAGGATTGGGACTGGAAACCCTGCAAGATGAGGTGGGTAACGTATTGATCCGTAAGCCGGCCACGCCCGGAATGGAAGGTCGTAAGACCGTGACATTGCAGTCTCATCTGGATATGGTTCCCCAAAAAAACTCTTCCGTAAAGCATGATTTCGAGAAAGATCCGATCGACGCTTACATAGACGGTGATTGGGTGACGGCCCGTGAGACGACTTTGGGGGCGGACAATGGCATGGGCGCCGCTCTGGCGATGGCCGTGTTGGCGGACAATAGCTTGCGTCACGGACCGATCGAGGCCCTGTTTACGATTGATGAGGAACAGGGAATGGACGGCGCTTTCGGCTTGAAGCCGCATTTCTTACAGGGTGATATTTTATTGAATTGTGATTCCGAGAAGGAAGGGGAGTTGTTCGTAGGTTGCGCGGGTGGCGCTAACGTGAATGTCTCTTTCCAATTTAAGGAGGATACTTATATTCCGGAAGGTGACGTGGCTGTCAAGGTTAGCTTGTCTGGCTTGAAAGGTGGCCATTCCGGTGTGGATATTCATTTAGGGCGTGCGAATGCGAATAAGTTGATCTTCCGTTTCTTGAAAGAGGCGGTTTGTGATTATGGCGCTCGCTTGTCCTCTGTGGCGGGTGGTTCCTTGCCTAACGCTATCCCTCGTGAGGCTTTTGCCGTGATAACGATTCCGGGTGATAACGTGGAGTCTCTTTGGGAGCTAGTGGCTGATTACCAAGATATGTTCCGTACGGAGTATATGGGTGTGGAGGATCAGATCGATTTCGTCGCGGAGATGGTTGAATTGCCGTCTACGTTGATTCCGGAGGAGATACAGGATGATTTGATCAATGCGATCGAGGGTTGCCAGAATGGTGTGATTAGCATGTTGCATGATTTCCCGGGTACGGTTGAGTCTTCCTCTAACTTGGCGATCGTGAAGACATCTGATGAGTTGATCGAGGTGAAGATCTTGGTGCGTAGCTCATCCGAGTCTCGCAGGGATTCTGTTTGCTCAAGTCTGGAAAGTGTATTCGCTTTGGCAGGGGCTAAGGTGGAGGAGTCCGGTCATTATAATGGCTGGCAGCCTAATATCAATTCCCCGATCTTGAACTTGATGAAATCTACCTATCTGGATTTATTTGGTAAGGAACCTGAGGTGAAGGTGATGCATGCCGGATTGGAATGCGGTATCATCCAAGGTGCTTATCCGGATATGGATATGGTTTCTATCGGACCGGATTTGGAATATCCGCACTCACCGGATGAGCGAGTGAATATTCATTCCGTACAGAAGATCTGGGAGTTTATTACAGCTACATTGGAGAGAATCTAA
- a CDS encoding lysylphosphatidylglycerol synthase transmembrane domain-containing protein translates to MDFKSILRTFLKIILPLAFGCLLLWFLYRKMDITEIWRVVKEGVRYDIILVSLLFGLFANIVRGLRWGLLISSLGERFKMSNVIYAVLGNYAVNLVLPRVGEVWRCGMITKYDKISFTKLLGTLLIDRVSDTIMVGLITLMIFIFNISFFTSFFAKNPALLEGFQSMFNSIWIYVAVIIFVAVIWFVFTYMSNFTLVQKAKGMLKNIWTGMKSIWYMEHKMRFVIETLLIWGGYFCYFYITFYAFDFTKDLGIVVGLITFTMSSIGVAVPVQGGIGPWHFMVIATLVCFGVNENDAAAFALVVHTVQTVWTGLCGLFGVVALPLTNRENKEAPVAVS, encoded by the coding sequence ATGGATTTTAAGAGCATTCTACGTACGTTTCTGAAGATAATTCTACCTTTAGCCTTCGGCTGTTTACTCCTTTGGTTTTTGTATCGGAAAATGGATATCACTGAGATTTGGCGAGTAGTCAAGGAGGGGGTTCGTTATGATATTATTCTGGTTTCTTTACTGTTCGGCTTGTTCGCCAATATCGTCCGTGGTTTACGGTGGGGATTGCTGATCAGTTCCTTGGGCGAGCGTTTCAAGATGAGTAACGTGATTTACGCCGTGTTGGGTAATTACGCGGTGAATCTGGTATTGCCCCGTGTCGGCGAGGTATGGCGTTGCGGCATGATCACGAAATACGATAAGATCTCGTTTACCAAGCTTTTAGGTACCTTGTTGATCGACCGTGTGAGCGATACGATCATGGTCGGTTTGATAACCTTGATGATATTCATATTTAATATAAGCTTCTTTACGAGTTTCTTCGCCAAGAACCCGGCTTTGCTCGAAGGGTTCCAATCCATGTTTAATTCGATATGGATTTACGTGGCGGTGATAATTTTTGTCGCTGTAATTTGGTTTGTATTCACTTATATGAGTAACTTTACGCTGGTACAGAAAGCCAAAGGCATGTTGAAGAATATATGGACCGGTATGAAGAGTATCTGGTACATGGAGCATAAGATGCGTTTCGTGATAGAGACGTTATTGATTTGGGGAGGTTATTTCTGTTACTTTTATATAACGTTCTATGCTTTCGACTTTACCAAGGACTTGGGTATCGTGGTCGGGCTGATCACGTTTACGATGAGTAGTATCGGCGTGGCGGTGCCTGTTCAAGGCGGTATCGGACCGTGGCATTTCATGGTGATCGCTACCTTGGTTTGTTTTGGCGTGAACGAGAATGATGCGGCGGCGTTCGCCTTGGTCGTTCATACGGTACAGACGGTATGGACTGGATTGTGCGGATTATTCGGCGTGGTGGCTTTGCCGCTCACCAACCGGGAGAACAAAGAGGCTCCGGTCGCTGTTTCGTGA
- the rsmA gene encoding 16S rRNA (adenine(1518)-N(6)/adenine(1519)-N(6))-dimethyltransferase RsmA, whose translation MRLVKPKKALGQHFLKDLQIAQRIADTLDTFKSLPVLEIGPGMGVLTQFLLEAGHDLTVVELDMESVDYLNQNFPDLKGRIIAEDFLKLDLSKLFPGQFCVIGNYPYNISSQIFFKVLDYKDQIPCCSGMLQKEVAERLAAGPGSKTYGILSVLLQAWYDVEYLFTVSEKVFDPPPKVKSAVLKMTRNDRKELGCDEKLFKTVVKTSFNQRRKTLRNSMKPLLGKDCPDYALPIFDKRPEQLSMEQFVELTLISQKHLEKQAGDVL comes from the coding sequence ATGAGATTAGTTAAGCCAAAAAAAGCATTAGGGCAACATTTCCTAAAGGATCTGCAAATAGCACAGCGCATTGCGGACACACTCGATACTTTCAAATCCTTGCCGGTCTTGGAAATCGGACCGGGAATGGGAGTCCTTACCCAGTTCTTGCTGGAGGCGGGACATGATTTGACCGTTGTCGAGTTGGACATGGAATCCGTAGATTACCTGAACCAGAATTTCCCCGATCTGAAAGGACGTATCATCGCCGAGGATTTCCTGAAATTGGATCTCTCGAAGCTATTTCCGGGGCAGTTTTGTGTGATCGGTAATTATCCCTATAATATCTCCAGCCAGATATTCTTCAAAGTCCTCGATTATAAGGACCAGATTCCCTGCTGCTCGGGGATGTTACAAAAAGAGGTAGCGGAACGCCTAGCGGCAGGTCCCGGTAGCAAGACGTACGGAATCTTGAGCGTATTGCTTCAAGCTTGGTACGACGTGGAATACCTCTTTACTGTCAGTGAGAAAGTATTCGATCCGCCTCCAAAGGTGAAAAGCGCCGTATTGAAAATGACTCGTAACGACCGCAAGGAGCTGGGATGCGACGAGAAGTTATTCAAGACCGTAGTAAAGACCTCATTCAACCAACGAAGAAAAACGCTTCGTAATTCCATGAAACCCCTATTGGGTAAAGATTGCCCGGATTACGCCTTGCCGATATTCGACAAGCGCCCGGAACAGTTATCCATGGAGCAATTCGTGGAACTGACCTTGATCAGCCAAAAGCATCTGGAGAAGCAGGCTGGTGATGTCCTATAA
- the mgtE gene encoding magnesium transporter, with product MIELTKDYIENLKSIIEAKDDAKAQEVLHELYPADIAELYQELNLQEAIYLYLLMDGDKAADVLMELDEEDRHKLLKELPNELIAKRFVDNMETDDAVDLMRELDEDTQEEILSHIEDVEQAGDIVDLLKYDEDTAGGLMGTEMIVVNENWSMPKCIDEMRKQAEEMSEIYYVYVVDDDERLKGVLPLQKLITHPSVSKIKHVMKKDPISVRDSDSIEEVTETIEKYDLVALPVVDSIGRLVGRITIDDVMDEVREQHERDYQLASGISQDVETSDNVFTQTAARLPWLLIGMIGGLGNSVILGGFESSFATNPKMALFIPLIGGTGGNVGIQSSAIVVQGLANNTLKEGNIVPQILKESVVSLINASIISLVVFIYNFFMLGDRGITASVSLSLFAVVMFASIFGTLVPMTLDKMKIDPALATGPFITITNDIIGMMIYMFITSALA from the coding sequence ATGATCGAACTGACGAAAGATTACATCGAGAACCTGAAAAGCATCATCGAGGCCAAAGATGACGCGAAGGCACAGGAGGTACTTCATGAACTGTATCCTGCCGATATAGCCGAGCTTTATCAAGAACTGAACTTGCAAGAGGCCATTTATCTCTATCTATTGATGGATGGCGACAAAGCGGCGGATGTATTGATGGAGTTGGATGAGGAAGACCGTCATAAGTTATTGAAGGAACTTCCCAATGAGCTTATCGCCAAGCGTTTCGTCGATAACATGGAAACGGATGATGCCGTTGACTTGATGCGTGAGTTGGACGAGGATACCCAAGAGGAGATCCTTTCGCATATCGAGGACGTAGAACAGGCCGGTGATATCGTGGACTTGTTGAAATACGACGAGGACACCGCCGGCGGTTTGATGGGTACCGAGATGATCGTGGTGAACGAGAATTGGAGTATGCCCAAATGTATCGACGAGATGCGCAAGCAAGCGGAGGAGATGAGCGAGATCTATTATGTATATGTAGTGGACGACGACGAGCGCTTGAAAGGCGTGCTCCCCTTGCAGAAACTGATTACCCACCCATCCGTCTCCAAGATCAAGCATGTCATGAAAAAAGACCCGATCTCCGTTCGCGACAGCGACAGTATCGAGGAGGTTACGGAGACGATCGAGAAATACGACTTGGTAGCCTTGCCCGTAGTCGATAGTATCGGACGTCTGGTAGGACGTATCACGATCGATGACGTTATGGATGAGGTACGCGAGCAACACGAGCGTGATTACCAGTTGGCATCCGGTATCTCGCAAGACGTGGAAACCTCGGATAATGTATTCACCCAAACCGCCGCCCGCCTACCTTGGCTGCTGATCGGCATGATCGGAGGATTGGGAAACTCCGTTATCCTCGGTGGTTTCGAGAGCAGTTTCGCCACTAACCCGAAGATGGCGCTATTTATCCCGCTGATCGGTGGTACCGGTGGAAACGTAGGCATACAATCTTCCGCTATCGTGGTACAAGGCTTGGCAAACAATACCTTGAAGGAAGGGAATATCGTACCGCAAATCCTAAAAGAGTCCGTAGTTTCGTTAATCAATGCCAGCATTATCAGTCTGGTCGTGTTCATTTACAACTTCTTCATGCTGGGAGACCGGGGGATTACGGCCTCCGTATCTTTAAGCCTATTCGCCGTCGTAATGTTCGCCAGTATATTCGGCACGTTAGTTCCCATGACCTTAGATAAGATGAAGATAGATCCGGCCTTGGCGACCGGGCCGTTTATCACCATTACCAACGATATTATCGGTATGATGATTTATATGTTCATTACTTCCGCGTTAGCTTGA